The sequence TACCGGCCATTCCTCAAGCAATTCTCTATAACGCCCTTACTAAAACGAAGAGGGCTATGCTTTCCAGGATGGTGGCCGGTGTTAGAAATTTCACTCTTATTATAAATCTACCAGGCTCTCCAAAGGCTGTTAAAGAGGACTTGGAGTATATTATTGATGTAATAGAGCATGCTGTTGATAAACTCAAGGGTGATAATACACCTTGCGGTGAAAATTAAACCTTTTTAGAGGGGGAATTTATGGAACTATCCAGAGACAATTACGTTAAGGTTGTCAAGGCTCTGAAGAAAGACCTTGTGAAAAAGGGTTTTGAGGAGGAACTTGTTGAGGTCTTTGTTGATTCGTCTTTGAAATATTCAAAGGTAGAAAGCTTTTCTGAGAAATTTCCTTTTAAGTATTTAAATAGAGTTATTGAGGACAGCATAAAATTCCTTTTGGAGAAGAGGGATGATATAAAGCTCGAGCTTGAGGATATACAGATAGAAAATAAAAACTATACCCAAATTAAACTACTCACAGATAACAATCCATTTATTGTTGACAGTATAACATCAATTATCAATAACCTAAATGAATTTTATATAGATTTTAGTATTCAACCCATATTTGTTATAGAAAGGGCTAAAAGCGGAAAACTTACAAAGATAGAGTTCCCCCATGAAAGTGGCAACAAAGAGCTTTATTTGCTGTTTTTGCTTGATGCTATTAGTGATATACAGAAAGACAAACTTAGAAAAGACATTGTAAACTCTGTTGAGGAAGGCAGGCTTGCTGTATCGGATTTTAAAGATATGGAAAAAAGGGTCAAAGATATTGCGAGAAAACTCAACGACCCGATATATCTTAAAAAGATAAGTGAAAAAGATACAGAGGATATTAAAGAGTTCCTGATGTGGCTACTTGATGAAAACTTTATATTTTTAGGCATGAGAACATATAGGCTGGACTATGAAGAAGATGACATACTTATTCAAATGGACAAGCCGAGTTGTTTGGGTATTCTAAGAAAAATCGAAAGGTCTATGTTTAAGGATAAGATATCGATAAAGGAGCTTCCAGAGAGTGCTCTGGATACGGTAAAGGCTGGGAATGTTTTGGTTATAGATAAAACGAACTCAAAGAGCAATGTCTATGACACCCGCAGAATGGACTATATAGCTATATCAGAATTTGATAAAGATTTAAAGGTAATAAAAAGACATATAATATTGGGACTATTTACATCCAAGGCTTTAAAGGAACAGGCATCCAATATTCCGTTTTTGAAATCCAAACTTGATAGGATATTGTTTGAAGAGAATGTTGTAGAAGATTCTTTTGAATACAAACACATGATAGACATATTTAATACGCTAACTAAGGATGACTTGTTTATATCGAGCACGGAGAATTTGAAAATTCTACTTGAAGAACTTTTAACATGCGAGACAGAGAAAAGGATAAAAATATTAACCAGGCAGGCAAATTTGGTTCATGGAGTTTATTTGATAGCTGTCTTGCCTGTTAAGTTTTATTCACAGAAGAATATAGAGAATTTTACCCAATTCCTCAGTGAAACACTGAAAACCGAAGATATAGAATATAAAATAATAACACAAAGTCCTCGAATTATAAGAATTCACTATTATCTAATTTTTGATAAATACAAGAAACCTAAAATAGATGTTGAAGTGGTTGAAGAAAACCTAAAAGAAATAGTTTCAAGTTGGAAGGATAACTTTAGGTCTGCTTTGGCTGATATGTATGGCAGCGGCAAGGCTTCCTACTATATCAATAAATACATGAATAGTTTTGATGATGAGTACATCTCTAAAACCTCACCCGATGAGGCTATATTTGACATAGAGCATTTTGAGAAAATTTTGACCTCACAAGAGGTTGAGGCCGATATATACACTCAAGGCGATAGTATATTTTTTAACATCTACTCTCTTAATAAGTTGCCTCTTTATGAAATACTGCCAAAACTCAACAATATGGGTCTGAATGTTTTGTATGAGGATTTTGTAAGCATAGAGATAAACAAGAAGATTGTCTATATCCAGAGGTTTTCTGTAGATCCAGCAAAGTTAGATCTAACTAATGCAGATAAATTATTTAAGACAATAAATGAAAATTTTGAAGCCATTTGGAGAGGTATAGTAGAAGATGACGGTCTGAATGAACTTACAACAAAGGCTGTAATGGGTTATAAGTATATAGATGTTTTGAGAACATTAAGTAATTATTTGATGCAGATAAACTTCCAGATAAAAAAGGCATCCATCATAAGCGTTTTAGTTAAGTATCCGCACCTTGCCAGTATGCTTATAGACTATTTCGAAAATAAGTTCTCACCCCAGCTTGCTAGTGAAGAAGAGGTTAAAAAAGTTTATGAAAAAACAAAAAACGAGCTTGAGCAGATAAACGACATTCACGAATACAGAATAGTCCATTCGCTATTTAATATCATAGAAAGCACCGTTAGAACCAATTTTTACAAGAGAAACAAAAAATATCACTACATATCCTTAAAGATTAATTCATCAAAGATTCTTACAATGCCATCACCAAGGCCCATGTTTGAGGTGTATGTACATTCATCTTTTATGGAGGGCTGCCATCTCAGAGGCGGTAAGGTTGCCCGTGGTGGCATACGTTGGAGCGATAGAAAGGACGATTTTAGGCTTGAGATATTAGGACTTATGAAAACGCAGATGGTTAAGAATGCAGTTATCGTACCCGTTGGATCCAAAGGCGGCTTTATAGTCAAGGCGGTAGCAAAAAACAGAGAAGAATGGATTGAATTAGGTAAAAAGGCTTACAGAACCCTCATGAGGGGTATGCTTGATGTAACGGATAATATAGATGAGAATAACAATGAAATAAGACCTGAAGATGTTGTATGTTATGATGAATTTGACCCATACTTAGTTGTTGCTGCCGACAAAGGTACTGCTACCTTCTCTGATATAGCAAACGAAATCAGCGAAAAAGAGTATAACTTCTGGCTTAAGGATGCCTTTGCGAGCGGCGGTAAACATGGATATGACCACAAAAAGATAGGTATTACAGCAAGGGGAGCTTGGCAGTGCGTAGAAAGGCATTTTAGAGAAATGGGCAAGAATGTCTTTACGGATACGTTTACTGTTGTGGGCATTGGTGATATGAGCGGTGATGTTTTTGGAAACGGAATGCTTTATACAGACAAGATTATTCTAAAGGCTGCCTTTAACCATATAGAGATATTTATAGACCCCAATCCAGATCCTGAAGCTTCATACAAAGAAAGGAAAAGGTTGTTTGATAACGGACTGACGT comes from Hippea maritima DSM 10411 and encodes:
- a CDS encoding NAD-glutamate dehydrogenase, which translates into the protein MELSRDNYVKVVKALKKDLVKKGFEEELVEVFVDSSLKYSKVESFSEKFPFKYLNRVIEDSIKFLLEKRDDIKLELEDIQIENKNYTQIKLLTDNNPFIVDSITSIINNLNEFYIDFSIQPIFVIERAKSGKLTKIEFPHESGNKELYLLFLLDAISDIQKDKLRKDIVNSVEEGRLAVSDFKDMEKRVKDIARKLNDPIYLKKISEKDTEDIKEFLMWLLDENFIFLGMRTYRLDYEEDDILIQMDKPSCLGILRKIERSMFKDKISIKELPESALDTVKAGNVLVIDKTNSKSNVYDTRRMDYIAISEFDKDLKVIKRHIILGLFTSKALKEQASNIPFLKSKLDRILFEENVVEDSFEYKHMIDIFNTLTKDDLFISSTENLKILLEELLTCETEKRIKILTRQANLVHGVYLIAVLPVKFYSQKNIENFTQFLSETLKTEDIEYKIITQSPRIIRIHYYLIFDKYKKPKIDVEVVEENLKEIVSSWKDNFRSALADMYGSGKASYYINKYMNSFDDEYISKTSPDEAIFDIEHFEKILTSQEVEADIYTQGDSIFFNIYSLNKLPLYEILPKLNNMGLNVLYEDFVSIEINKKIVYIQRFSVDPAKLDLTNADKLFKTINENFEAIWRGIVEDDGLNELTTKAVMGYKYIDVLRTLSNYLMQINFQIKKASIISVLVKYPHLASMLIDYFENKFSPQLASEEEVKKVYEKTKNELEQINDIHEYRIVHSLFNIIESTVRTNFYKRNKKYHYISLKINSSKILTMPSPRPMFEVYVHSSFMEGCHLRGGKVARGGIRWSDRKDDFRLEILGLMKTQMVKNAVIVPVGSKGGFIVKAVAKNREEWIELGKKAYRTLMRGMLDVTDNIDENNNEIRPEDVVCYDEFDPYLVVAADKGTATFSDIANEISEKEYNFWLKDAFASGGKHGYDHKKIGITARGAWQCVERHFREMGKNVFTDTFTVVGIGDMSGDVFGNGMLYTDKIILKAAFNHIEIFIDPNPDPEASYKERKRLFDNGLTWKYYDKKLLSKGGFVVDRNAKSIKLTKEAKEFLQTNKNEVSGEDLIKLILQADVDLLWNGGIGTYVKATDETNEDVGDRLNDAVRIDASQLRAKIVGEGGNLGLTQKARIEYALRGGKLNTDALDNSAGVDMSDHEVNLKILLGQLMKDGVLKDLEARNKMLEDLTEEVTQRVLTHNYMQSFAVSLDEMRSKQEPDIFFELDNFLKNKGVLHKEDYPFPDRKELSLRVSRGVGYTRPELSVMLALNKMFVYNELLKSQVFSGDTIDQYAIMYFPPTIRAKYQDYIVKHRLKNEIAFTFMVNLIINNNGATSLLKIHMMTDQHIPQIMKSMIFSYDVLDILNLRNELFEYENKIPQQEIYKISLDMFDAVNSFTINEIYMFRDGVSLDTKKEEEIKGWLNDYYSTCVEEGLYHESYLKKVDDLKSVVDETLAKKIARLYFIEPFIPSYHIARLLGKDIKTTVEALDTIDRSFGFKELKGYINSIHIANEWDRMAQFSVIRNYILAEITMAIRLIKEFAGDINAMIESKREVYDEYKTDLDTIMGIKSINLHPAMLLYDKLQKLLH